The following are from one region of the Noviherbaspirillum sedimenti genome:
- the cutA gene encoding divalent-cation tolerance protein CutA gives MESVLLVMTNMPDATSAEQLAHALVNARLAACVNCLPGVRSVYRWQGEVEQAEETTLLIKTVQGRYAELEAAIRKAHPYQVPEIIAIAPSASWPAYMQWIAQETRKEVDV, from the coding sequence ATGGAATCGGTGCTGCTTGTGATGACGAACATGCCGGATGCGACAAGCGCGGAGCAACTCGCGCATGCCTTGGTGAATGCCCGCCTGGCGGCCTGCGTCAATTGCCTGCCCGGCGTGCGATCGGTCTATCGCTGGCAGGGGGAGGTCGAGCAGGCGGAAGAAACCACCTTGCTGATCAAGACCGTGCAGGGCCGTTATGCGGAACTGGAAGCAGCCATCCGCAAGGCGCATCCGTATCAAGTCCCGGAAATTATTGCAATCGCACCAAGTGCTAGCTGGCCGGCCTACATGCAGTGGATTGCGCAGGAAACCAGGAAGGAAGTCGATGTCTGA